Proteins found in one Quercus robur chromosome 2, dhQueRobu3.1, whole genome shotgun sequence genomic segment:
- the LOC126712337 gene encoding V-type proton ATPase subunit a3-like, translating to MKMGERRGGGGGGWASASMDLLRSEPMQLAQLIIPVESAHRTISYLGDLALFQFTDLNAEKSPFQRTYAAQIKRCGEMARKLRLFKDQMTKAGLSPSTRITRSNDIDLDNLEVKLGELEAELLEMNGNNENLQRSYNELVEYKLVLQKAGEFFYSAQGSAAAQQREIEVQHIGEGSMDSPLLLEQEMITDPSKQVKLGFVSGLVPRVKSMAFERILFRSTRGNVFLKQAVVEDPVIDPVSVEKVEKNVFIIFYSGDRAKNKILKICDAFGANRYPFADDLGKQLQMITEVSGRLSELKTTIDAGLLHRNNLLQTIGYEYEQWNLQVKKEKSIYHTLNMLSFDVTKKCLVAEGWCPIFATSQIQNALQRATFDGNSQIGAIFQVLHTKESPPTYFRTNKFTSPFQEIVDAYGVAKYQEANPGVYTIITFPFLFAVMFGDWGHGICLLLATLYFIIREKKLSSQKLGDIIEMTFGGRYVILMMALFSIYTGLIYNEFFSVPFELFGPSAYGCRNPSCSDAYTVGLIKVHNTYPFGVDPKWHGSRSELPFLNSLKMKMSILLGVAQMNLGIILSYFNAKFYGDDINIRYQFVPQMIFLNSLFGYLSLLIIVKWCTGSQADLYHVMIYMFLSPTDDLGENQLFVGQKFLQLLLLLSALVAVPWMLFPKPFLLKKQNEERHQGKSYALLHSIDDPLEMESHHDSHGDEEFEFSEVFVHQLIHTIEFVLGAVSNTASYLRLWALSLAHSELSSVFYDKVLLLAWGFNNVIVLIIGIIVFVFATVGVLLVMETLSAFLHALRLHWVEFQNKFYQGDGYKFHPFSFALLGEEDE from the exons atg AAAATGGGAGagagaagaggaggaggaggaggaggttgGGCAAGTGCGAGTATGGATCTGCTACGGTCGGAGCCGATGCAATTGGCGCAACTCATCATTCCCGTCGAATCTGCTCACCGCACCATCTCCTATCTCGGCGACCTTGCCCTCTTTCAGTTCACAGAT CTCAATGCAGAGAAGAGCCCGTTCCAGAGGACGTATGCTGCTCAG ATTAAAAGATGTGGGGAAATGGCTCGCAAGCTTCGTTTATTCAAGGATCAAATGACAAAAGCTGGTTTGTCACCCTCAACAAGAATTACTAGAAGCAATGATATTGATCTGGACAACTTGGAG GTCAAACTTGGAGAACTTGAAGCTGAGCTGTTAGAGATGAATGGAAACAATGAAAATTTACAACGGTCTTATAATGAGCTAGTAGAATATAAGCTTGTTCTGCAGAAG GCTGGTGAGTTTTTCTATTCAGCTCAAGGCAGTGCTGCAGCTCAGCAGAGAGAAATTGAAGTGCAGCACATTGGTGAAGGATCCATGGACAGTCCTTTATTACTGGAACAG GAAATGATAACAGACCCATCAAAGCAAGTTAAGCTGGGGTTTGTTAGTGGTCTTGTTCCAAGAGTAAAATCAATGGCTTTTGAAAGGATTTTATTTCGCTCAACCAGGGGTAATGTGTTTTTGAAGCAAGCTGTGGTGGAAGATCCTGTCATTGATCCTGTTTCGGTAGAGAAG GTTGAGAAAAATGTTTTCATTATCTTCTATTCTGGAGACAGAGCAAAGAACAAGATTCTGAAAATATGTGATGCTTTTGGAGCAAACCGTTACCCCTTTGCGGATGACTTAGGCAAACAACTTCAGATGATCACAGAG GTGTCTGGAAGACTTTCAGAGCTGAAGACTACTATAGATGCGGGGCTGCTGCATAGGAACAATCTACTACAGACAATTGGATATGAATATGAGCAGTGGAACCTTCAG gtgaagaaagaaaagtccATTTACCACACTTTAAATATGCTGAGCTTTGATGTGACAAAGAAGTGTCTTGTTGCAGAAGGTTGGTGTCCTATTTTTGCAACTAGTCAG ATTCAAAATGCACTCCAGCGGGCAACCTTTGACGGCAACTCACAAATTGGGGCCATTTTCCAGGTTTTGCATACAAAGGAATCACCACCTACCTATTTTCGCACAAACAAGTTTACTTCTCCGTTTCAAGAAATTGTAGATGCATATGG GGTTGCCAAGTATCAGGAAGCAAATCCTGGTGTATACACAATTATCACATTCCCTTTCCTTTTTGCTGTTATGTTTGGTGATTGGGGCCATGGTATATGCTTGTTGCTGGCAACATTATATTTCATAATCAGAGAAAAGAAACTTTCCAGTCAG AAACTTGGAGACATCATAGAAATGACTTTTGGTGGCCGTTATGTTATCTTGATGATGGCGTTGTTCTCAATCTACACAGGATTGATATATAACGAGTTCTTTTCAGTCCCATTTGAATTATTTGGGCCCTCTGCCTATGGATGTCGTAACCCATCCTGCAG TGATGCTTATACTGTGGGTTTAATAAAGGTGCATAACACATATCCATTTGGCGTGGACCCTAAGTGGCATGGTAGCCGTAGTGAGTTACCATTTCTTAACTcattgaagatgaagatgtcAATTCTACTTGGAGTAGCCCAGATGAATCTTGGAATTATACTGAGTTACTTCAATGCAAAATTCTATGGAGATGACATAAATATCCG ATACCAATTTGTTCCCCAGATGATATTCTTAAACAGCCTGTTTGGCTACCTTTCGCTCCTCATTATTGTGAAATGGTGCACTGGTTCACAAGCTGATCTGTATCATGTGATGATATACATGTTCCTGAGTCCTACTGATGATCTGGGTGAAAATCAACTTTTTGTTGGTCAGAAATTCCttcag CTTCTGTTACTACTATCAGCCCTTGTTGCTGTACCATGGATGCTGTTCCCAAAGCCTTTTCTCttgaagaaacaaaatgaagaa AGGCACCAAGGTAAATCCTATGCATTACTTCACAGCATTGATGATCCTCTTGAAATGGAATCTCATCATGATTCCCATGGTGATGAGGAATTTGAGTTCAGTGAGGTCTTTGTACACCAACTTATACATACCATAGAGTTTGTGCTCGGAGCAGTGTCTAATACAGCTTCATATCTACGTTTATGGGCCCTCAG TCTAGCTCATTCAGAGTTGTCTAGTGTATTTTATGACAAGGTTCTACTTCTAGCCTGGGG GTTCAACAATGTCATTGTTCTTATTATTGGCATTATCGTTTTTGTATTTGCAACTGTTGGTGTGCTACTAGTGATGGAAACACTAAGTGCATTCCTGCATGCATTACGACTTCATTGGGTGGAGTTCCAGAACAAGTTCTACCAGGGAGATGGTTATAAATTCCATCCATTTTCATTTGCATTACTTGGTGAGGAGGATGAATGA
- the LOC126712339 gene encoding protein SHI RELATED SEQUENCE 5-like — protein MAGLFYLGGREGSHNKQEEEEDKQEENNSNSLYLYRNEEIYNNNSSSNNKGFELWPQQQYYPPQQNLSNFYSFGVGPSSRRISNHNLNDVSDHHESSRSGFTLMRQGGLGGLGGGSMNCQDCGNQAKKDCPHLRCRTCCKSRGFHCHTHVKSTWVPAAKRRERQQQLAALQHQQEQQEEQQQQQQQQQEQQEQQQFRGENPKRQRDNHGLACIRIPNTTSGLELGQFPPEVKSPAVFRCVRVSAMEDPDEQYAYQTAVNIGGHVFKGILYDRGPEDRYTTGGECSSGGGGGGGGGGGGTQPLNLITAGTTSTNVTTASTSNNPTTTTTLLDPSLFPAPINAFLAGTQFFPPPRS, from the exons ATGGCTGGGCTATTCTATCTAGGCGGACGAGAAGGGTCACACAACAAgcaagaggaagaggaagataAGCAAGAGGAGAATAATAGTAACAGCTTGTATTTGTACAGAAACGAAGAGatctacaacaacaacagcagcagcaacaacaaagGGTTTGAGCTATGGCCTCAACAACAGTACTATCCGCCACAGCAAAACTTGAGCAACTTTTACTCGTTTGGAGTGGGTCCTAGTAGTCGAAGAATTAGCAACCATAACCTTAACGACGTGTCTGATCACCATGAATCGTCAAGATCCGGGTTCACGTTGATGAGGCAAGGAGGGCTAGGTGGGCTCGGTGGTGGAAGCATGAATTGCCAAGATTGTGGTAACCAAGCTAAGAAGGATTGCCCACATCTCAGATGCAGAACTTGTTGCAAAAGCCGAGGGTTTCACTGTCATACCCACGTTAAGAGCACTTGGGTCCCCGCTGCTAAAAGACGCGAACGGCAACAACAGCTTGCAGCTTTACAACACCAACAGGAACAACAAGAagaacagcagcagcagcagcagcagcaacaagaacaacaagaacagcAACAGTTTCGAGGAGAGAATCCtaagagacagagagacaaTCATGGACTCGCTTGCATTCGTATACCCAACACCACGTCAG GGTTGGAACTTGGACAATTCCCACCTGAGGTAAAGTCTCCAGCAGTGTTTCGCTGTGTAAGAGTAAGCGCGATGGAAGATCCAGACGAGCAGTACGCATATCAAACGGCTGTAAACATTGGAGGGCATGTTTTCAAGGGCATTCTTTATGATCGAGGTCCAGAAGATCGTTACACTACAGGTGGTGAATGCTCCTCAGgaggcggcggcggcggcggcggtggtggtggtggaacTCAACCGCTTAATCTCATTACAGCTGGTACCACGTCTACCAATGTGACCACAGCAAGCACTAGTAATAACCCAACAACTACTACCACGTTGCTTGACCCTTCTCTATTTCCAGCTCCAATCAATGCGTTCTTGGCTGGTACGCAATTCTTCCCACCCCCAAGGTCATAG
- the LOC126712340 gene encoding coatomer subunit alpha-1-like: protein MLTKFETKSNRVKGLSFHSKRPWILASLHSGVIQLWDYRMGTLIDRFDEHDGPVRGVHFHKSQPLFVSGGDDYKIKVWNYKLHRCLFTLLGHLDYIRTVQFHHEYPWIVSASDDQTIRIWNWQSRTCISVLTGHNHYVMCASFHPKEDLVVSASLDQTVRVWDIGALRKKTVAPADDILRLSQMNTDLFGGVDAVVKYVLEGHDRGVNWASFHPTLPLIVSGADDRQVKIWRMNDTKAWEVDTLRGHMNNVSCVLFHARQDIIVSNSEDRSIRVWDATKRTGLQTFRREHDRFWILGAHPEMNLLAAGHDSGMIVFKLERERPAFSVSGDSMYYVKDRFLRFFEFATQRDTQVIPIRRPGSSTLNQGAKTLSYSPTENAVLICSDVDGGSYELYIIPKDSFGRGETVQEAKRGSGGSAVFVARNRFAVLEKSSNQVLVKNLKNEIVKKSAIPVIVDAIFYAGTGNLLCRAEDRVVIFDLQQRIILGELQTPFIRYVVWSQDMETVALLSKHSIIIASKKLVHQCTLHETIRVKSGAWDETGVFIYTTLNHIKYCLPNGDTGIIRTLDVPVYITKVSGNTIYCLDRDGKNRAIVIDATEYVFKLFLLKKRYDQVMSMIRNSDLCGQAMIAYLQQKGFPEVALHFVRDERIRFNLALESGNIQVAVASAKEIDEKDHWYRLGVEALRQGNAGIVEYAYQRTKNFERLSFLYLITGNLDKLSKMLKIAEVKNDVMGQFHNALYLGDIKERVKILENAGHLPLAYIAARVHGLHDTAERLAAELGDNVPTLPEGKSPSLLMPPSPVTCSGDWPLLRVMKGIFEGGLETAGRNAEEEYEEAADADWGEDLDIVDVENMQNGVISAVLEDEDVHEENENGGWDLEDLELPPEIDTPKTAGNARSSVFVAPTPGMPVSQIWIQKSSLAAEHVAAGNFDTAMRLLSRQLGIRNFAPLRPSFLDLHMGSHSYLRAFSSAPVISVAIERGWSESASPNVRGPPTLVFHFSQLEEKLKAGYRATTSGKFTEALRLFLSILHTIPLIVVESRREVDEVKELIIIVKEYVLGLKMELKRREMRDNPVRQQELAAYFTHCNLQIPHLRLALLNAMTVCYKAGNLSTAANFARRLLETNPTADNQARTARQVLQAAERNMQDATQLNYDFRNPFVVCGATYVPIYRGQKDISCPYCSSRFVPDQEGQLCAVCDLSVIGSDASGLLCSPSQIR, encoded by the exons ATGCTGACGAAGTTTGAGACGAAGAGTAATAGAGTGAAGGGACTGAGTTTCCATAGTAAGAGGCCATGGATCTTGGCGAGTCTTCACAGCGGTGTGATCCAGCTTTGGGATTACAGGATGGGGACTCTCATTGATCGCTTCGACGAGCACGATGGGCCCGTCCGTGGCGTCCATTTCCACAAGTCTCAGCCATTGTTTGTCTCTGGGG GGGATGATTACAAGATCAAGGTGTGGAATTACAAGTTGCATAGGTGTTTGTTTACCCTTCTTGGACATCTTGATTACATTCGCACTGTTCAATTCCATCATGAATACCCGTGGATTGTTAGTGCAAGTGATGATCAGACTATCAGGATATGGAATTGGCAGTCCCGGACTTGTATTTCGGTTCTAACTGGACATAACCATTATGTCATGTGTGCCTCGTTCCATCCTAAGGAGGACCTGGTTGTGTCGGCATCATTGGATCAAACTGTTCGTGTCTGGGATATTGGTGCCCTGAGGAAGAAAACAGTTGCCCCTGCAGATGACATCCTAAGGTTGAGTCAGATGAATACAGATCTCTTTGGTGGAGTTGATGCTGTCGTGAAGTATGTTTTGGAAGGTCATGATCGGGGAGTTAATTGGGCATCATTCCATCCTACTCTTCCTTTGATTGTCTCAGGAGCAGATGATCGGCAAGTGAAAATTTGGAGAATGAATG ATACAAAGGCTTGGGAAGTAGACACCTTGAGAGGGCACATGAATAATGTATCATGCGTTCTATTCCATGCTAGGCAGGATATTATTGTGTCCAATTCAGAGGATAGGAGTATCCGTGTTTGGGATGCTACTAAGAGGACTGGTCTTCAGACATTTCGCAGGGAGCACGACAGGTTTTGGATTCTTGGAGCACATCCTGAAATGAACCTTCTGGCTGCTGGTCATGATAGTGGCATGATTGTTTTCAAATTAGAGAGAGAGCGGCCTGCTTTCTCCGTGAGTGGTGATTCTATGTACTATGTTAAAGATCGTTTTCTGCGCTTCTTTGAGTTTGCAACTCAGAGAGACACTCAGGTAATCCCAATCCGAAGGCCAGGTTCTTCCACCTTGAATCAAGGGGCAAAAACACTTTCTTATAGCCCTACAGAAAATGCGGTTCTTATCTGTTCGGATGTAGATGGGGGTTCATATGAACTATATATTATACCCAAAGATAGCTTTGGTAGGGGCGAGACTGTTCAGGAGGCAAAAAGAGGTTCTGGAGGATCAGCTGTTTTTGTGGCTCGGAATAGATTTGCAGTGCTTGAAAAGAGCAGCAACCAAGTGTTGGTTAAAAACCTGAAAAATGAGATTGTTAAGAAGAGTGCAATTCCGGTTATTGTTGATGCAATATTTTATGCTGGAACTGGAAACTTGCTATGCAGGGCAGAGGATAGAGTAGTTATTTTTGACCTCCAGCAGAGGATTATACTTGGGGAGCTTCAAACTCCCTTCATTAGGTATGTTGTTTGGTCTCAGGACATGGAGACCGTTGCTTTGCTGAGCAAACATTCTATTATAATTGCCAGTAAGAAGCTCGTGCATCAATGCACTCTCCATGAGACAATCCGTGTAAAGAGTGGAGCGTGGGATGAAACTGGTGTCTTTATATATACTACCCTGAACCACATCAAGTACTGCCTTCCTAATGGGGATACTGGAATAATTCGGACTCTTGATGTCCCTGTATACATAACGAAAGTTTCTGGAAATACAATTTATTGCTTGGATCGAGATGGGAAAAACCGTGCCATTGTTATTGATGCTACTGAATATGTGTTTAAGTTGTTCCTTCTGAAGAAGAGATATGACCAGGTTATGAGCATGATTAGGAACTCTGATCTCTGTGGGCAGGCCATGATTGCATACCTGCAGCAGAAAGGTTTCCCAGAGGTTGCCCTTCATTTTGTGAGGGATGAGAGGATTCGCTTCAACTTGGCCCTAGAGAGTGGCAACATCCAGGTTGCTGTTGCTTCCGCTAAGGAAATTGATGAGAAAGATCACTGGTACCGGTTGGGAGTGGAGGCCCTACGTCAGGGTAATGCAGGCATTGTAGAATATGCATACCAGAGGACAAAGAACTTTGAGAGGCTATCATTCCTTTATCTTATAACAGGGAATTTGGACAAATTGTCCAAAATGCTGAAAATTGCTGAAGTCAAGAATGATGTGATGGGTCAGTTCCACAATGCCCTATATTTGGGTGATATCAAAGAGCGTGTTAAGATCTTGGAGAATGCTGGCCATCTGCCCCTTGCTTATATTGCCGCTAGGGTTCACGGACTCCATGATACTGCTGAACGTCTTGCAGCTGAACTTGGAGATAATGTTCCTACTTTACCTGAGGGCAAATCACCATCTCTTTTGATGCCTCCAAGTCCAGTCACATGTAGTGGAGATTGGCCCTTGTTGAGGGTGATGAAAGGAATATTTGAGGGTGGTCTTGAGACTGCGGGCAGAAATGCTGAAGAAGAATATGAAGAGGCTGCAGATGCTGATTGGGGTGAGGATTTGGATATCGTTGATGTGGAAAACATGCAGAATGGAGTCATTAGTGCAGTGCTGGAGGATGAGGATGTacatgaagaaaatgaaaatggagGATGGGATCTTGAAGATCTTGAGCTTCCACCCGAGATTGATACACCCAAAACTGCTGGCAATGCCCGTTCTTCAGTATTTGTTGCCCCAACTCCTGGTATGCCTGTAAGTCAAATTTGGATTCAAAAATCCTCTCTTGCTGCTGAACATGTTGCAGCTGGCAATTTTGATACTGCAATGCGCTTGTTGAGCCGACAGCTGGGTATAAGGAACTTTGCTCCATTGAGACCATCATTTCTTGATTTGCACATGGGCAGCCATTCTTATCTGCGTGCCTTCTCTTCAGCTCCTGTGATCTCAGTGGCAATTGAGAGGGGATGGAGTGAATCAGCTAGCCCTAACGTGAGGGGGCCCCCTACTCTTGTGTTCCATTTCTCTCAGCTTGAAGAGAAGCTCAAGGCTGGTTACAGGGCCACAACATCTGGGAAATTTACAGAGGCTTTACGGCTTTTCCTCAGTATTCTCCATACCATTCCTCTGATTGTTGTTGAGTCAAGGAGAGAGGTTGATGAAGTAAAGGAATTGATTATCATTGTTAAGGAATATGTTCTGGGTTTGAAGATGGAACTTAAGAGGAGGGAAATGAGAGACAACCCAGTACGCCAACAGGAGCTTGCAGCCTACTTCACCCACTGTAACCTTCAAATACCTCACTTGAGACTTGCACTTTTGAATGCCATGACTGTTTGCTATAAGGCTGGTAATCTCAGCACAGCAGCTAACTTTGCCAGGCGTTTGTTGGAGACCAACCCGACCGCTGATAACCAAGCCAGAACTGCCCGTCAAGTCCTACAGGCTGCTGAGAGGAATATGCAAGATGCAACCCAGCTGAATTATGACTTCAGAAACCCATTTGTAGTTTGTGGTGCAACATACGTGCCTATATACCGTGGACAGAAGGACATATCATGCCCTTACTGCAGTTCACGGTTTGTTCCAGACCAGGAAGGGCAGCTTTGTGCTGTTTGTGATCTTTCAGTTATTGGATCAGATGCATCTGGGTTACTTTGTTCTCCTTCGCAGATAAGATGA